In Meleagris gallopavo isolate NT-WF06-2002-E0010 breed Aviagen turkey brand Nicholas breeding stock chromosome 3, Turkey_5.1, whole genome shotgun sequence, one DNA window encodes the following:
- the NAPG gene encoding gamma-soluble NSF attachment protein: protein MAAQKINEALEHIAKAEKYLKTGFLKWKPDYDSAATEYGKAAVAFKNAKQFDQAREACLREAEAHENNKALFHAAKAYEQAGMMLKEMQRLPEAVQLIEKASMMYLENGTPDTAAIALERAGKLIENVSPEKAVQLYQQAASVFENEERLRQALEMLGKASRLLVRGRRLDEAALSLQKEKSIYKEIENYPTCYKKTIAQVLVHLHRNDYVAAERCVRESYSIPGFNGSEDCAALEQLLEGYDQQDQDQVSEVCNLPLFKYMDNDYAKLGLTLVVPGGGIKKKSPNATQDKTRGPATVGSHADEEEDEYSGGLC from the exons ATGGCGGCGCAGAAGATAAACGAGGCCCTGGAGCACATCGCGAAAGCGGAGAAATA CTTGAAAACTGGATTCTTAAAATGGAAACCAGATTATGATAGTGCAGCTACTGAATATGGAAAGGCAG CTGTTGCCTTTAAGAATGCCAAGCAGTTTGACCAGGCAAGGGAAGCCTGTTTACGAGAAGCTGAAGCACATGAAAACAACAAAGC TCTCTTTCATGCCGCCAA agcttatGAACAAGCTGGCATGATGCTAAAG GAGATGCAGAGGCTCCCTGAAGCTGTTCAGCTGATAGAGAAAGCCAGCATGATGTACCTGGAGAATGGGACACCGGATACAGCTGCCATTGCACTTGAACGGGCTGGGAA ATTAATAGAAAACGTGAGCCCAGAGAAGGCTGTACAGCTGTATCAGCAAGCAGCATCAGTGTTTGAA AATGAAGAACGTTTACGGCAAGCATTAGAAATGTTAGGGAAAGCATCAAGACTTCTAGTCCGAGGACGCAG ATTGGATGAGGCTGCGTTGTcccttcaaaaggaaaaaagcatttataaGGAAATTGAAAATTATCCAACATGCTATAAG aaaacTATTGCTCAAGTCTTAGTTCATCTTCACAGAAATGATTATGTTGCTGCAGAAAGGTGTGTGAGGGAAAGCTACAG TATACCAGGATTTAATGGAAGTGAAGACTGTGCAGCATTAGAGCAACTTCTGGAAGGGTATGATCAGCAAGATCAGGATCAAGTTTCTGAAGTTTGTAACTTGCCTCTCTTCAAATACATGGACAATGAT taTGCCAAGCTTGGTCTTACCttggtggtcccaggaggtggaataaagaagaaatctcCAAATGCTACGCAAGACAAAACAAGAGGACCAGCCACAGTGGGCTCTCATGCtgatgaggaagaggatgaaTATTCTGGTGGACTGTGCTAG